The DNA region AATTTTACTACTTCCCAGCTTTCTTTATCGTTCAAAGCGTATTCTTTTGTTTCATCGATCGTGAAATCCGCTTTTCTTAAAATACTCATTGCGCGAGCGTGAGTGTATTGAACATATGGTCCTGTTTCACCTTCGAAACGCACAACTTCCTCTAGTACGAAATCAAAATTGTTCAAACGATCATTTTTCAAATCATGGAAAATCACTGAACCGATCCCTACTTGTCTTGCTACCTCTTCGCGATTTGGCAAGTCAGGATTTTTTTCCATGATTTGCTTATTCGCTAGCGAAACTGCTTCATTCAAGACTTCTTCTAGAAGAACGATTTTCCCTTTACGCGTAGATAACTTCTTACCGCCTTGTGTAATCAATCCAAATGGTACGTGATGCATATCATCCGACCACTCAAAACCTAATTCTTTCAACACAGCTTTTAGCTGTTTGAAGTGATTTGACTGCTCGTTACCAACGACATAAATTGCTTTAGCAAAATCATACGTCCGTTTACGATAAACTGCTGCAGCTAAATCACGGGTGATATATAGTGTTGCCCCGTCTGATTTTTTGATCAACGCAGGGTTTAAGTCATACGCAGATAGGTCAACGATTTCAGCACCTTGATTTTCTTGCAGTAGATGCTTTTCTTCCAGCATTGTAACGATTTCAGCCATCTTATCATTATAAAAGGCTTCCCCATTATAAGAATCAAACGACACTTCAAGCATACCATAGATTTTATCAAACTCTTTTAGTGACTCTGTACGGAACCATTGCCATAAATCAGTAGCTTCTTGGTCCCCTTCTTCAAGTTTTTTGAACCACGCACGTGCTTCTTCTTCCAATTCAGGTTGTGTTTCCGCCTCTTCATGAAATTGCACATATAGACGTAGTAATTCTGTAATTGGCGCATTTTTGACGCCTTCTTCTGAGCCCCATTTTTTATAAGCAACGATCAGCTTTCCAAATTGAGTGCCCCAATCGCCCAAATGATTGATACGAACAGGCGAATAACCGATTTTTTCGAGAATAAAGGCAATTGAATTACCAATGACTGTTGAACGTAAATGCCCCATTGAAATTGGTTTTGCAATGTTCGGCGATGACATATCGATCGGTACACTGCCCTTTCCCCCAATAGAACTATCCCCATAATGACCTTTTTCTTTGGCAATCTGAGTGATCACTGCATGACTGACCATCTTTTTATTCATGAAAAAGTTTAAATAAGGGCCAACCACTTCAATTTTTTCAAAATCTGAACCTTCGATTTTTTCGGCTAAATCTGCAGCAATTTGTTGTGGTGCTTTACGGTAGACTTTTGCTAATGAAAAAGCTGGAAAAGCCACATCGCCATGGTCAACTGACTTAGGATTTTCTAATAATTGTGTGACTGTCTCTAAAGATAGATCATCTTTCACTACTGCATAAATAGCTTTTGCTACGATTTCTTTGTTATTCATCTTTCTCCTCCTATATATTAGGTTATTCATTTTTAGTTCATTTGCGCTCGCACAGTTAATGTTTCCTTTATTCTTACTCATCGTTACTTTTTACTTAAGAATATGGCTTTCTTTGACTACTGAAAACTTCTCAACAGATATGCAAGTTTCATCAATTGCGGTGTTTCCTTCGCTTTGATACTTCGCTCCATTCATCGCCAACTACTTTTCAACATCTGCTCTGGCTTTGCCAATCGCAGTGTTTCAAAACAAAAAGTCCCTGGTGTTTAAAAACACCAGAGACGAGAATTTCCCGCGGTACCACTCTAATTGTCCATTCTACGATAGACCCACTTAATCTAATAACGGTAGATAGCCGTCTGCTTGTGCAGATCCTCTAAAGTGCGCTTCCTTTACTTGTCATTTTCGGCTTACACCGTCCCGAAATCGCTTGTGATGACCTTAGATAAAGTACTCTCTTTTTCAACGAATCAATATGAAACTGGATTTATTATAGCAAAATTTTACGAATATGCCTAGTCCTTAATTATTGACCGATCGTTTTAAAGCTCAAACTAGGTTCTGCATTTAGATGAGCATCAGCTAAATGGCCTTTTTCTGCTTCGACGAATGCTGCCGCACCAATCATCGCAGCATTATCCCCACATAGTCTTAATGGAGGAACAATAAAAGTTGTTTCTGGCAATTGATCAGCGATCTCCTGACTTAATCGTTCTCTTAATCCTTGATTTGCAGCAACTCCGCCGGCCATAACTAATTGTTTCACAGGATATTCTTTACAAGCACGTATTGTTTTGTCAACTAATACGTCGATCACACTCGCTTGAAAGCTAGCCGCCAGATTTTCGATACTAAGTGCTTCCTCCCGTTGTTGTGCATTATGAACAGTGTTGATAAACGAGCTTTTTAACCCGCTAAAACTAAAGTCATAATTATCCTCTTTCATCATCGCTCGTGGAAAATGATACGTATCTTGCCCTAAATGAGCCAGTGTATCAATTTCCTTACCGCTCGGATAACTTAATCCTAACACCCGTCCAACTTTATCATACGCTTCACCAGCAGCATCATCTCTTGTTTCACCGATGATTTCAAAGGAGCCAGTTTCTTTCATATACACTAGCTCTGTGTGCCCTCCGCTGACGAGTAACGCCATCAAAGGAAATTGTAACGGCTCTACAAAGTGAGCCGCATAAATATGGCCAGACATGTGGTTGACTGGAATCAACGGCAGATCATGAGCCCATGCAAAAGCCTTTGCAGCGGAAATTCCAATCAATAATGCGCCTACAAGGCCAGGTCCGTAAGTCACTGCCACTCCACTTAAATCAGCCGGTCCTACCTCAGCTTCCATCAATGCGTCTTCGATACACAGCGTGATTTCCTCCACATGATGACGACTCGCGACTTCCGGCACGACACCGCCAAATCGACGATGACTTTTCACTTGAGAAGCAACTATGTTGGATAAAATTTGATCGCCATTCTCAATTACTGCGACACTCGTTTCATCACAGCTGCTTTCGATTGCCAAGATCAGTTTTCTTTCTTTATAAAAAAAAGTCATTGTTCCACTTCCTTAATTTTTAAACACATTACAATTCCATCTTCTACTGGACGTGTGTAATATTTTTTTCGGCGACTAAGCGTCTCGAATTTTTTTTTCAGATATAACTGCTGAGCCGCATAATTGGATGCTCGGACTTCTAAAAAAACAGTCTTGATTCCCTGCTCTTTAAAAAGCTGAATAGCCTGATCCAACAATTGACTGCCTACGCCCATTCCCTGTAACTTCTTTTGGACAACGATATGAGATATATCGACCTCATCTAAAATTTGCTGGTAACTGATAAATCCCTGCCATTCGTCTTCTTCGATCTTTACAAGGTAATCCATTACTTCTTGCTGCAGATCAACACTGAATTGCTCCAATGACCACGGAGAACCATGCTCATACGCGTTTTCACATAATTGCCATAACTTTTCAGCAGCAGACTCGATCGGCAGCTCTTCTTTTAAACAATACATTTGATCACTCTTCTTTTAAAGACAACACCATTTCAAGGGCGTCTTCTTTGTTTTCAGTATAGTACTCCTGCTTGATCGTACTTGATGTAAACCCTAATTTTCTATAGACTCTTTGAGCATTCTTATTACTGATCCTCACTTCTAATGAAATCGTTTCGCATTTATTCAAAACAGAAAACTGCTGAATTTCTTTGATCAAAAAACTACCGATCCCTTTTCCTTGATAGGCAGTAGAAACTGCGACATTTGTAATGTGCGCATCTTTCCCAAACAATCGACAACCAATAAAACCGATCGTTTTTCCTTCTTTTTGAATCAACAAATACAAATGAGGGTCTGTTGCCTGCAGCTCCATTAAAAAGGCGGTTTTCGTCCATGGCATTTCACCGGCATAGACTTCCCTTTCGATAGATAATAAATCCTTGATATCCTCAAATTTGATTGCCCGCACGAAATAATCTTCATTAGAAAGCTGAATCGTTTTTGCTTCATAAGGCCGAGTTTTAAAAAGTAAGCCTGCAAGCTTATTGAAAGGATTAAATCTTTTCAACATATGTTTCTCCTTCAGGTTTATGTTCTTTTAGCCAATTTTCTTCCGCTTCTACTCGTTTCAGATAATCCGGTAAAAAATGATGAATATCCATTGAAGGTTCTGCTGTTCTTCCAAGTCCAGCAAGTACGGAAGCGTTTGGGGTCTGCCATTGAGGAATCGTATTGATCACAGCATCCGGCAAGATTTCTTTTATTTGTTCTTGAAATTTCACAGCATCCTCACCGACAAAATAGATATGTTCAAACTCCTTCAATTGCTTCAACCACTCTTCTAAAGAAATATGTTGATCTGCAATGATCGTCTGTAATTCACCATTTATGTATTCATAGGCTCCTGTATAAACATTATTTCTTCTAGCATCGAACAACGGAACGATCACACCTTTGACCGAAATACAGTTCGCCGCTACCGTTTTCAAACTAGAAATTCCAACTAATTCTTTATTCAGCGTGTATGCTAATGTTTTGGCAGTTGTTACACCTATTCTCAACCCCGTATATGAACCCGGACCTTGCGCAACGACAATTCGATCAAGCTCTTTGGGTTTCAAACCAATATCTTTCATCAATTGTGTGATCGCTGGCATCAATGTCAAACTATGATTGCGTTTCACGGTTATAGTATATTGTCCTAAAATTTTTTCCTCATCACAAACTGCGATAGATAATGTCTGATTCGAGGTATCTATTGCTAAAATACGCACAAAAAAATCCCTTTCTTTCATTAGGTAGTTGTTTCATTGTAGCATATTTTTTCGAAGCAGTAAAAAAGTCCAAGTGTTCTTCTAAATAAATATAAAAAGCACAAGAAAACGTAGACTGAGGCAAAAACATTTAGCTCCAAAAAAATTAAGAAGAAGTTGCTTTTTTTTCCGTTTATTCGAAATTAATGAGGCTGAGACAAAAGCGTTTAGCTCCGAGAAATAAGAAAGAATTTACGAAAATTGCTTTTCAAATTTTAGTGAATTTCTGCTTATTTCCGAAGGAGCTGCTTTTTTTTCGCCGTTTATTCACGTTTAGAGAGCGAAACAAAACTGATTTTTAGTTTTGTCTCGCTCTCTTAAGGTTTCCTAAATTTTAATAAATTGACAGCTAACTCAAAAATAGCTTGTTTTATCTCTACATTTATTTATAGGTTGCTTCTAAATAATCAATCAACGGTTTACTGATATCTGTCGCTGTATCATTTTTTCTAGAGTCTTCTACCATGATCATCGCAGAGAACTTATTATTGCTGCGATCCATAGCCAGAAGGAAGCTATTTTCCTTGCCAACGGTATCTTGTTTCTCTTTGATTTCAGCTGTTCCTGTTTTAGCAGCCAATGAGAATTCAGGATTGTACATATTATGCACGTAACCATCTGCATCTTCCACACTGCCAAGAAGATCCGTCACGATCGTATTAGCCGCATTTGAACTAATTACATTTTCTTTCGTCTTTGTCTCTTTAGACAACTCGATTTTCGGGTAGACCAGCTTACCTTCATTTTGGAAAACTGTATACATCGCCGCTTGCTGGATCGGTGTGATCAAAAGCTGACCTTGACCATAACCTGTATCTGCCAATAGAATCTCTGATTTGAACGAGTCTTCATTTGAAATTTGAGCTGGATTCATCGGAATGGCCAAGTCTAGTTTTTCACCAAAAATAAATTTATCCAGCCCTTTTCTAAAAGTTTCTTCCCCCATACGCAGCGTCTGTTCTGCAAAATAGATATTGTCAGAGTTGACCAATGCTGTTCGTAAGTTGACAGGACTTGCTTCTTTTACCCGCGTCACAAAATAGTCGCCCCAAGAAGCATCCTTCTGCCATTTCAATCCATTGATCGCAAGCTCTTCTTCCGGCTTAAGTGTCCCAGCATCTAAACCAATACCACCTGTGATCGTCTTAAAGGTCGAGCCTGGTGCGTAACCTGTAGCAAACCTTGCTGTAAATGGTAAATTTTCATTATTAGCATACGCATCATATTCTGTTTGAGAAATACCATTTGCAAGCTTATTCGGATCAAAAGATGGTGAACTGACAGTCGCTAATAAATCCCCTTGCCGAGGATCCATCACAACAGCACTGCCTGGACGATTTGCAAAAATAGCATAGCCTTGTGACTGTGCATTTTTATCGATCGTCAATTGAATTTTCTGACCATCTTTTTTCTCTACTTTTTGAAGAACACTTTTTTCCTGTCCATTTTCATCAGTAATAGTGATACTTCCACCGTCTTGTCCACGTAATTCTTTATCAAAGGCTTGTTCCAGCCCAACTTTCCCAACGACACCAGTGCTGCTTAAAGAAGGATCTTTTTCAATATCTTCTGCTGTCACTGTTCCAACGTAGCCGATCAATTGTGCAGCTGCTTCTTTTAGTGGATAGTATCGGACAATTTTATCTTGTGAAGCCGCACCTTGTGGCAAATCAGTGATCGGATCAAAGGATATTTTGATCGGCACGAATGAATCATCTTGGACCCAAGCTTGCTTCAAATGTTGTTCAATTTCATCTACAGGAACATTGAACTGATCACTGAAAGCTTTGATGTTTGCCGTTTTTGCGTCTCCTTCTCCAAGTTTTCCTGGAACAATACCAACCTGATCAAAAGCTTGATTTACAGCAAGCCCCTTTCCGTTACGATCAACGATTTCTCCACGCGCCGCAGTATCTACGCCAATAGAGACTTTATCCTGACCAGACATCTTCGGAAAAATCAAGCTAGGTTGCCAGTTGATTTTGTAGTTGTCTTTTTCTTTATCGATCGTCGTTTTATAGGATAAACCCTTTAAGTTACCTAACGGCGTCGTCATCTCTAGTTGATAGCTAAATGTGAACTTGTCACTAGCTTCTTTTTCAACTTTTACCTGTTTACTCTTGATTCCTTGTGCTTGTATCCCAGTGAAGATC from Enterococcus sp. 9D6_DIV0238 includes:
- the argS gene encoding arginine--tRNA ligase, encoding MNNKEIVAKAIYAVVKDDLSLETVTQLLENPKSVDHGDVAFPAFSLAKVYRKAPQQIAADLAEKIEGSDFEKIEVVGPYLNFFMNKKMVSHAVITQIAKEKGHYGDSSIGGKGSVPIDMSSPNIAKPISMGHLRSTVIGNSIAFILEKIGYSPVRINHLGDWGTQFGKLIVAYKKWGSEEGVKNAPITELLRLYVQFHEEAETQPELEEEARAWFKKLEEGDQEATDLWQWFRTESLKEFDKIYGMLEVSFDSYNGEAFYNDKMAEIVTMLEEKHLLQENQGAEIVDLSAYDLNPALIKKSDGATLYITRDLAAAVYRKRTYDFAKAIYVVGNEQSNHFKQLKAVLKELGFEWSDDMHHVPFGLITQGGKKLSTRKGKIVLLEEVLNEAVSLANKQIMEKNPDLPNREEVARQVGIGSVIFHDLKNDRLNNFDFVLEEVVRFEGETGPYVQYTHARAMSILRKADFTIDETKEYALNDKESWEVVKLLQKFPDVVLQAADKYEPSVIAKHAIQVAQAFNKYYAHVKILADDAERESRLALVYAMATIIKEDLRLLGLHAPNEM
- the tsaD gene encoding tRNA (adenosine(37)-N6)-threonylcarbamoyltransferase complex transferase subunit TsaD encodes the protein MTFFYKERKLILAIESSCDETSVAVIENGDQILSNIVASQVKSHRRFGGVVPEVASRHHVEEITLCIEDALMEAEVGPADLSGVAVTYGPGLVGALLIGISAAKAFAWAHDLPLIPVNHMSGHIYAAHFVEPLQFPLMALLVSGGHTELVYMKETGSFEIIGETRDDAAGEAYDKVGRVLGLSYPSGKEIDTLAHLGQDTYHFPRAMMKEDNYDFSFSGLKSSFINTVHNAQQREEALSIENLAASFQASVIDVLVDKTIRACKEYPVKQLVMAGGVAANQGLRERLSQEIADQLPETTFIVPPLRLCGDNAAMIGAAAFVEAEKGHLADAHLNAEPSLSFKTIGQ
- the rimI gene encoding ribosomal protein S18-alanine N-acetyltransferase; amino-acid sequence: MYCLKEELPIESAAEKLWQLCENAYEHGSPWSLEQFSVDLQQEVMDYLVKIEEDEWQGFISYQQILDEVDISHIVVQKKLQGMGVGSQLLDQAIQLFKEQGIKTVFLEVRASNYAAQQLYLKKKFETLSRRKKYYTRPVEDGIVMCLKIKEVEQ
- the rimI gene encoding ribosomal protein S18-alanine N-acetyltransferase, with the translated sequence MLKRFNPFNKLAGLLFKTRPYEAKTIQLSNEDYFVRAIKFEDIKDLLSIEREVYAGEMPWTKTAFLMELQATDPHLYLLIQKEGKTIGFIGCRLFGKDAHITNVAVSTAYQGKGIGSFLIKEIQQFSVLNKCETISLEVRISNKNAQRVYRKLGFTSSTIKQEYYTENKEDALEMVLSLKEE
- the tsaB gene encoding tRNA (adenosine(37)-N6)-threonylcarbamoyltransferase complex dimerization subunit type 1 TsaB translates to MRILAIDTSNQTLSIAVCDEEKILGQYTITVKRNHSLTLMPAITQLMKDIGLKPKELDRIVVAQGPGSYTGLRIGVTTAKTLAYTLNKELVGISSLKTVAANCISVKGVIVPLFDARRNNVYTGAYEYINGELQTIIADQHISLEEWLKQLKEFEHIYFVGEDAVKFQEQIKEILPDAVINTIPQWQTPNASVLAGLGRTAEPSMDIHHFLPDYLKRVEAEENWLKEHKPEGETYVEKI
- a CDS encoding penicillin-binding transpeptidase domain-containing protein encodes the protein MERRTQKKSKKPIILVISGIIVVAALGGGVFAYSAWQTKQEIKQAEKTAQTFLKHLSKQEFDQLPTVLSEESIKDNGYDKNQLVEKYEAIFTGIQAQGIKSKQVKVEKEASDKFTFSYQLEMTTPLGNLKGLSYKTTIDKEKDNYKINWQPSLIFPKMSGQDKVSIGVDTAARGEIVDRNGKGLAVNQAFDQVGIVPGKLGEGDAKTANIKAFSDQFNVPVDEIEQHLKQAWVQDDSFVPIKISFDPITDLPQGAASQDKIVRYYPLKEAAAQLIGYVGTVTAEDIEKDPSLSSTGVVGKVGLEQAFDKELRGQDGGSITITDENGQEKSVLQKVEKKDGQKIQLTIDKNAQSQGYAIFANRPGSAVVMDPRQGDLLATVSSPSFDPNKLANGISQTEYDAYANNENLPFTARFATGYAPGSTFKTITGGIGLDAGTLKPEEELAINGLKWQKDASWGDYFVTRVKEASPVNLRTALVNSDNIYFAEQTLRMGEETFRKGLDKFIFGEKLDLAIPMNPAQISNEDSFKSEILLADTGYGQGQLLITPIQQAAMYTVFQNEGKLVYPKIELSKETKTKENVISSNAANTIVTDLLGSVEDADGYVHNMYNPEFSLAAKTGTAEIKEKQDTVGKENSFLLAMDRSNNKFSAMIMVEDSRKNDTATDISKPLIDYLEATYK